The Hermetia illucens chromosome 2, iHerIll2.2.curated.20191125, whole genome shotgun sequence genomic interval GCGCTTGAGCTCCGACACCGTGCGAAGTCGCGGGAGTTCAGCGTAGTGCGACCGTGAAAATAAAGAATTTGGTATTGTTCTAGTCAAGGAAGATGTTGCAGAATGCAATGCCTTCAGAAGTGTATTTCATGATGAATTTAGAAGTATAAggatcgacttctcatccactatgacgagcagctgaaaagATGGAACGAACGCTTCAAcacgattcttaaccgtatcagatccggtgaagttccttctcttgtggataaaatggctaggCACCGTGGCATGGGgaatacggactgctcctcgaagcagaaatcatttcggccatcaataaaCTCAAAAGTTGGGCACCCgaagagttatttatcactgcaccttcagttactgcagatccgTCAGTTGCATTCGTACGGAAACCTTTGGAATCGCATCTTAAAAAGACggtgctgcgccaggttgcagcagtctgtgggattctcacccactaaaaccaaccgtacttctccgcccatatccttGCGGgatcaccgtgaagtattacttcgcgaggagggctctggttgcGTTTTCCAAGCTCGTTCCAGTTACTTCAGCTTCtcttgtatcgcagttactgttccgcttatcgcactccagtttgctgcggacctcAACATCTCCAAGAAATTTTGGGGTCCGATAAATGCGTTGAGGGCTTttaggaagcccgcagtcacttcggccggattcaccctccttctccggtagagacagtgtgcctcattcaccAGAAGAGCCAAGGTAATCATTCCCGCGATTACACACATTGGCTCACCTGATAccgttctatatgcactgcacagcCTCAgcacgattggccggtatgccgaacttacccttccctggttcactgtgttatccagtgcgcacgcccatACAGGAGTCGCGTATAGcagaatggatttcaccacccctacGTTAAGCAGCCGACGACTAGATTTTGACCCTCCAATATTTAGActtcatccttgctagagatgagctaaCCTTTGCTGCATTTTCGagcgcatagtccaggtgccccttgaagctcaacttagtatcgatcattacccccagggtataatgatcgattttgaaacgacctcgtgattaccaactcggattttgacagtattgtttttcctgtcTCCGTCTTATCTTCTCGCAGATCCAATTtgaccatttggagccatgctttgaacGCATTCGCTTGGATAGAATTCTACTtcctggtggtgtttcgcaactactaccactgccaggtctgCAAAATGAATCAATGTCGCCTCCTTTGGCTCGCGAAGGCTgagcactccatcgtacattgtGTTCCACAGCAGAggccccagtacggagccttggggaacacctgctgtcttAACATATTCCTTCGTCCCGTTGTcagtctcgtaccaaagaagtctctccgaaaggtaactctcaattatccgagctaaccagggacacccagctAAGCTTAGTTAAAAGACacacgatatgaagagggtgcgccatGTGGTTTTTAGGGATTcgatagcagaaccaacctctgccttttccaTTGGGCGGGAAAcattccttccaccatgcacgattcacaTATGAACCATGCTGGCCTAATTTTAGctgccaacttcagggctttattcggaataccatccaatcccggagcctcaTTATCTCCAATTCCTCCACAGATCTCCggtagttcctcttcggtaacccCTGGGATTGTAATGACGTAGTATTGCAACGTTGGTTGGGGTCTattttcttcctgttgtggggaaagaattgcgattattttaaaCAAGTGGGAGGGACAGGGGTGATTTTTATCCACGAACCTTGTTCATagcaaccttgtaagcagtgtccaacgggttcgtatttgcctcaaggcacaactgtttgtaacaattccgcttacttttccgtatagccttcttaaagcTACTTCGAAAGTCGCGATATTCCTTCTCCGATtgtcgatgttctggcttccctctggtgATTTGGCGAAGCCTCCTGACTCGCAGACAATATGTcctcaacagcgcgatttcttggttccaccagtagtttggtttcctactctggtgaaacttccgtcgcggcattgtagactCACAGGCCTCAGTtatccgttgacataactggctcattTTTTAcagcgccgttcccttcgggtcgtaacctccttATGAAGCCGTCAGGAATGTCTCTTTCTCGCAAGCTCCAAAGAATCACACAGTTATCCTGGGTTTTTCACTTCTGTTTCCGTTCCgtttctgatgtcgagaaagacgGCCTGGttgtcgctgtgggtgtagtgtttacTGACCCGCCAGAACATCCCTCTCGCCACAAGGTACTGAGATAGGTCAGATCtacgattgagcctagccctctgcctcggaaggtgggcacgtaTACAACGTTAGCTAGTACGATATCCAGCTTCGCCAAAGTTTCAAGCAAGGCTCGACTTTCCCTCTCTAagacccacgcattgaaatcaccgccAATGATTTTGGAGCTGTGGTCCcgagcgtccaacaccaagctgtctagcatctcctcatattgcgctgaTATTGCACTAAGAGGAACATATCAGCTGTAGACATGGACGCTgttgacttttgcccttacaaagcgGGCTTtttgggaatgccattgtttcttgaatggcttgccgtctACATGCCtatatcgccgcgtttcccgatgagtctttcacccacgtagcacgaacgtaatttcggtaaggtccacatattaccgccacgtccacattcgactctccaACGGTTTGCGaaagcaagtcttgagctgcctcgcaatggttgaggttaatttgtatcaacctcactcagctccctcctatatgtcGGGCACCTGCCACCACGTGCAAAGTGCCGGTCGTCCATTCCCTTTTTCCCCTTACACAACATGTATCGTGGATCTCCCGTGTAGTCTTTGGTAAGGTGaccctcttctccacacttcctgcaccttctcgacctatcatactcactagtacatgctgccGCAAAGTGCCTGAAATCGAagtatctgaagcatctcttgagaaatacttgctccctaagtcggcacacgacccaacctaatcttaccttgcccgcagtaatcagtttaatccctgattccaccggcaagctaataatagctgtctgtgtacctccatatgccttcttcatcctttttatggtattttcttctatttcgataaggttgaattgttcccttagcgcagcacagatatcctctcgtgatgtgacTTCGTCTAtgtctttgcactcgattactatctgttgGTTTCGAGCTTCCACGTCTTCTTGCTCATCTACCACCTGAccgcgaaaactatccactgtcttctcgctagatttgttgagctccagcatcagatcctccATTTGCGTATGTCTGATACGACTGCCCCCCAAGTCTAtcaattccggatcggctttgattttccgaaggatatcggcataggacatatctttcttggaaataatcatTTCCGGAtgaattttcttcttctacttCTGCCGCTTTTAGCCGCCCACTATTTGTCCATTCTTCGGGTTTACGGAGCTGTAGgctcttttccttttttaaatgtTGGGGCCGCAATCGAAGAACTACCCAAAACTTTCTTCGGAGCAGTTTTCTTCGCCGAAGAGGTCTTTTCTTCTTGACCGCTTGTTGGACACCAAGGGATTTACTTATCACCCCTGCTCCTTTTGCCAGCGTTCTCACCTACCTTGTATTGAgaaggcgtcacctgcgtcttCCACGTGATtttgccacatgacgcttgggcgtttttctcctccactgccctaatataggacaactaaatgccacgtatcagagccctaatattttggtgaatattccgtctttccttgatgaactcacagaaTAAACTTAacttaagtaagtaagtaacttAAATGCTCATAGATTACTTGGCCTTATCTTCATAAGAAGCATTTTGCCATTATGACGAAAGATCCGGACCCGAAAAAACGAATTAATATGAATTCGAAGAGATTCTACTTTTGCTTCAAGGTCCCATTCATCCTCTCCTTGCAAGCAGGATTACTATCCCGCGTCTCGTTCCAGCTAAGGTTAAAGGGGGTATCGTGTGAGGATAGAATCTTTCGTGGTTTTCCTGAATTTCCGTCGTGTTATCCGGGCAGCGAGATGATTAATTCATGCGGGTACGCGAGTTTATTTCTACTTAATTGGTTTTTAAAGACTTTTTTCATGTGCGGTCATTTGCATCTAAGCAACAGTTACAAAGGCAAAGCAAAAGTTAGAAGTTAATTGAAAACAATGGTCATAAGGCGACGAATCCTATCACTTaattatgaaaatttattttgttcCTCCAGATCCCTCAAGCTGgaaagtatcatcatcaactgagCTAATAACTCCAATTCAACAACAAAAACGTAGAAAACGTTCACACTCTTCCACACGAATCGATTCAGAGGTTCCATCAGATCACGAAATCCCAGCTAGGCGATCACGCTCTCCTTCGAGTCACTTGGAACTCGCCGCTGCGTCCGGTTCTGCTGCTAAATCATCAACAACGCAATCACGATCCATCGCAGACCTGACACCTCTATCAACGCTTTCCACAAATCACACAATAACTGAGACAGATCGGAAATTTTTAATGGATGCCAAGTCTCCTGATTATGGCAAATTTTCGCTCCCAAGCTATGGACCAGTAACGGCAACAGGATCAACTTTATCGAATTTATGCGTTAAATCTCGTTGCACTTCTCAATGCTCCAGTACAAGTGAATTTAGCCATCGTGACGGGAAAATCCCATTGAAAGCAACTGCACTTGAAATATCTTGGGGGAGCGTACCACTGAGAAAAACTATGCAGAAATCACTGCAAATAAAAAACACATCGAATAAGCGTTTGGTTATGAAAGCTGAAGTCACGGGACCAGGATTTCAACTTGCTTCGCCTTCGACGGAATCTTCCAATTTAGTAGTACTCCATTCGCAGGAGTGCCGCACGGTAAATTTATGTTTCTGTCCTACTGTGATTGGTGCTGCTGCAGGTCAGCTTGTTTTTTCGTCGCCATATAAAGATGGGAACACCTCTCCGCACATAATAAATTTGTATGGATATGGTGGGCATTCAAATATCATCCCACGAGGAATATCAAAAGGGCCTATCGGGTCGCCGTACCTTTGTATAGGCGAACTTAAGCAACTCTCAGCTGCATTGGAAGAGTCGTTTACGCTGTTTAATAAGGGGCCCTTAACTGGATTCGCATGCGTCGTAATTGATTCGATTGGTAAGTTGTGCGTAGATTTCTTTCCTTCAATGGCTCAATTCATCTATCGTTTTCCGCattaaaataaatacataatTGTCAACTAAATCTTTTTCCAAACCAAGGTCTCGACTTGCCTCGTCTCTGTGACTGCATAACCATTTCTCCAAAAAATGTACTCATAAAACCTGAGAGCAGTGCTCCGATTACAATAACTTTCCGCCCACGTCGGGAGGATATCAAGAAAATATACAAAAGACTTGTTGTCAGAAACAATGACGTCATAACATTAGCAAATCTGAAACTAATTTGCGGAGAAGATGCAACACGTCGCCGAATACGCAATTTAATCCAACAAATGAACGACACCGAGAGATCAAAATTTGAAGGTTTGCCGCAAATCTGGGCACCACTTCCTGGCGAAGAATCTATCAAacactttgatggcatcaagGAAAAAGCCGATACAGCATTTGAACTGCTAAGTACCCTGCGTTCCCACGAAATTGCAATCACTTTAAACCATTCCATGCTCGAAAACACTATTCAGGATACATTGCTTTTCTCTGAAAATGACGAGACTGTTATGTTTCGCACAATCGTTTCTGATACATCGTTTTGCGGTAGCACAAATGATCTATCGCCAAACGTTCGTGAAAATGATACATTGGAAATGCATCGTAATAGTGTGGAATCGTGGTCAGTTCGTCCAAATAAGATTGAAATTGACCCGACAGACCGAGCAGTTGATAAAGCCGTTTTCAGTATTtgtagtaattttttgataaggAAATCGTTTCGTGTTGATTCGAATTGTAAGCATCTGTTGCAATTTTCACCGAATGAAGGGAATATTGCGCCTGGTGAGGAGGTTCAGGTGAAAGTTGGaatgaaacttgggttcttatcgaCGGAACCAATCCAAATTTGGGTGAGTAGTTTTCTGCCCCTTCTACGTACTTGCCAAAATGTGCatgcaatttatttatttattaactcatttttcagatttatttggGTGAGGATAAGATAAACTTGCCAGTGATAATAAAAAAGGATAATTTCCCCGAACATCTTAGATAAGTCTCGTATTAAATATTCCACTATTGAAGGCAACTCGTAGAAAATGTACTTAACTATGCATAAAACGGTCCTTATTATTTATGGTTGCGCATTagatattttaatttcaataaaaagattTTTTACTGCAAAACGTTGTTATTAGAATTCAGCAAACCAAAAGTTACTGTTTATCATTTTCATAAAGTTGAGATATCCTCAGCTCCAATTGTtagaattgaaattaaattaaattaaattgaaaaccgCCAGCGAATACACTGCCGCTAAGGAACGGATTATTCCAACGAAAGTGGCTGCCAAAGAAGGGAAGAATCAGATTAATCCAACTGAAAGAAATCGTAGGCAGATCATGAAGTATTTTTTCTGATACGGAAGTGTCAATAAGTTGAAAAGGTATGTCCGCTCCAGCTTGAACACCATCATGTGACGTCCGAGCTAGAGCCGACCCGTGTGGCACTTTTAGTTCACTGTCTCTCTGAAGGTGCCCCAAACGACCATCATTTAGTGGAGTGGGCTTGCCCTTAGGTCCACATGGTTTGTGCCCTTTGAGCTTTCCTCATTTTTACCATTCTCCAATAGCTCGTCCTGAATTTTCTTAAATATGATAATTGGACGCTAGTTTTCCTCTGATTTAATCACCTTCCCTACTATATTATCATACGTTAGCTTTCAGCCCGTCATTCAGTCTCAAATCCAGGATATTGCAACACGTGTTGTGGGCTTCCGACGTGCTTTTATATTTTTGCCAGTTCTAAGGACCATGCAATCAAAAACAGAGATAGCGGCTTCTGCTGCTAACCAAACTGCAATAACCACATCAACAACAGCAATTACTACAAGACAACCGGCTAAGCAAAATTTTTTAGAAGAGGCAACAATATACTACACTCACCGCTTCTAGCAGCTAAAATTAGAGTCCACTGTAAATTCCCGAGAAGCGCGAAATTTACGACGGTCACCTACTGAAAAAGTAAAACGGTCACTGCCCCAACGGAGAAGACGACTAGTAGCGAAAAAGGGAGCAATACCGTAGCGGGTAAGAGTCCTGCCGTACAAAAAGGACAGACGCCATCGAATTCAAGGTCGGAAAAGGGGCCACAAGAAAAAATAGCAAGCTCCGAGCTCCTGATACCCCTTTGTCGGGAGAAAAGGGCGACGATCTCCTCAACCAGGTGGAAACGCAAGACATCTCACCGGAGAGGATGAACCTCATCCGAAAGACAAAGGTAGAGGAAGAAAGGCTACTCAAGAGGTGCGGGGTTCTCCTATGAAAAATGAACACTGCGACTATCATCCAGCGAAACATCTCTATGgataaaaaaaagttgactggcgGTCCAGGCCAGAGACATCTCATCAGAGGCTacttcacctctgtcctgggagcacgGTGACCggaagtaacgacagatggtaatcgcttttGGGataacttgggtgtttaacacaaaaagagtagtccatggaccacaagagaggaagtaagttgcttcccaagtgatgcggtccgtcatcaagtgggtgcggactcaggactcccagcatccttaacaaaaaatCTCTATAGATGTCAAAAATAGGATAATGCAaatggaagaactgctggaTCATATTACACACCAGCGAAACTCCTTAAAGACATCCAAAGAGGAGCTGAGAAAAAACATATCACTAGCGTAGCCCCTAGTTGCACAAAACGCGGTGCACTTAGCCCGCCACAGGAATGACAAACAATTGGTGAAAGGAGGCGAGGGGAGAACAGTGTGGACCTTCTGCCAAGGACGCATCAAGGAGAATTCCGCAAGGTAAGGCAGGTAATCAAACAGACCAATCAGCgtcgaaaaaaggagaaaattcaacCACAACGTAAGTTCAAAAGTGACGGTAGTGATTACGATGACATCAGCTCCAAACAAAAGAGAAAGGGAAAACCACAGTGAGAGGCGGTTCTCACCAAGCCGAAGTTCTGCGAGAAGTCCGCAACAACGCCAAACCAGAAGGCGCTAGGGTAGATGTTAAATATATGCGGCGGATTCGAACTGGCGATGTACTTGTCGATTTTGGGTCGAAGACCGATAAGGAGAGTACGTTATTCTAGGCACGAGAGCAGtgatttccagcctagaactcaTGTGCTTTGAAATAACTGATCTGGATTGTCTCACGAACTCAGAAGAGGTAGAGGAGACGATAAAAAGGGATACCCAAATGTGAGCAACCTCAAGGTAGGGGGGCGACATCTGTCATTATACAGGACATTCTTCATTGTGGAAAAATAAAGATCAAATGGATCATTTTCAGGATAAGGCGAAGGACAGTTCCGA includes:
- the LOC119649133 gene encoding uncharacterized protein LOC119649133, coding for MSGSGRNEFRDRNNQNSNAGATGRSKSPKPVESKNRNANVDALRNMQLDGFPGAVNIAAERLQAERLKAMRTLELVSDLEKSTRCKLARKSDITPDKARTGLNKTDYVPYSKKESFNISDLVADHTIGIKDLTSPLNKISFEPSEMTGRSTMCLPQAVEHSRPQMKSVKEILAQSVVEDVRSLSETLPSSIDDASIVRTVDNIPDLESSLASSFRSSLRGCRVSETSDMFGESFKPAEFMMSKLDADERSWEQQYADIPGSCKKDLSPEIATPQRRPNDRDFSIGGYFNKHSDSLRSILSDMHSPPKRPPIALRDDSTANLENLTSTMSSKNNTEMHTQNIDSRTNSRYGKSNDTRNKSQYLSLSAIEKALNEIDLDDSINIIKSRFSLVKKESRPDRPPESSAAHRASTSFTRENDSAEKENRTPNRDRTLEQTIDATRSVLDFSGNSLMPDGSFTRKLLEHPSSWKVSSSTELITPIQQQKRRKRSHSSTRIDSEVPSDHEIPARRSRSPSSHLELAAASGSAAKSSTTQSRSIADLTPLSTLSTNHTITETDRKFLMDAKSPDYGKFSLPSYGPVTATGSTLSNLCVKSRCTSQCSSTSEFSHRDGKIPLKATALEISWGSVPLRKTMQKSLQIKNTSNKRLVMKAEVTGPGFQLASPSTESSNLVVLHSQECRTVNLCFCPTVIGAAAGQLVFSSPYKDGNTSPHIINLYGYGGHSNIIPRGISKGPIGSPYLCIGELKQLSAALEESFTLFNKGPLTGFACVVIDSIGLDLPRLCDCITISPKNVLIKPESSAPITITFRPRREDIKKIYKRLVVRNNDVITLANLKLICGEDATRRRIRNLIQQMNDTERSKFEGLPQIWAPLPGEESIKHFDGIKEKADTAFELLSTLRSHEIAITLNHSMLENTIQDTLLFSENDETVMFRTIVSDTSFCGSTNDLSPNVRENDTLEMHRNSVESWSVRPNKIEIDPTDRAVDKAVFSICSNFLIRKSFRVDSNCKHLLQFSPNEGNIAPGEEVQVKVGMKLGFLSTEPIQIWIYLGEDKINLPVIIKKDNFPEHLR